Proteins co-encoded in one Luteolibacter sp. Y139 genomic window:
- a CDS encoding HNH endonuclease — protein MAVSAKLRREVTKRAQGRCEYCGLASVGQAATFHVDHVVPQIAKGETILENLALACIHCSLRKGARRSATDAKTGKIVPLYHPRSDLWTRHFRWSGRRVVGRTPVGRATVEALDLNSPEHLVIRGFEERLGRHPPPTHA, from the coding sequence GTGGCCGTTTCCGCGAAATTGCGGCGTGAAGTCACGAAGCGAGCCCAAGGACGCTGCGAGTATTGCGGCCTGGCCTCAGTCGGGCAGGCAGCCACTTTTCACGTCGACCACGTCGTGCCTCAGATCGCCAAAGGGGAAACCATCCTGGAGAACCTCGCACTTGCTTGCATCCATTGTTCTCTGAGGAAAGGCGCGCGCCGCTCGGCAACCGATGCCAAGACCGGCAAAATCGTGCCCCTTTACCATCCCCGCAGCGACTTGTGGACGCGCCACTTTCGATGGTCAGGGAGGCGGGTCGTCGGAAGAACACCGGTTGGTCGGGCAACCGTAGAAGCGCTCGATCTGAATAGCCCGGAGCATCTCGTCATCCGCGGTTTCGAAGAGCGGCTAGGAAGACACCCGCCGCCCACACACGCCTGA